From the genome of Medicago truncatula cultivar Jemalong A17 chromosome 2, MtrunA17r5.0-ANR, whole genome shotgun sequence:
taaaagtcTTCTGAGTTTGATCTTTGTTACATATTgatcttttaaattatttcgGTCACATATAATTGATCATATATAGGTTTTTAAGTTTGtaaaaatttttaatttaatcattctaTCACATCATCATTTTGGTTAACATAATGACTAAATTAAaaacgtttacaaacttaaaaaacttatgtataaccaaaataacttaaaaactaatatattaCGAAACTCAAAATATTTGATGTAATTTAACCTAAATATAAATCACCGTTATTTGAGTACTATTCTTACATGTTGACTGAGACATTATCTCAACACTTTAAATTTATTCCATAAAAAATGCATGCAAAAATGAaatcttatttattcaatattcattcaGCACACAGCACTCATCAGACACAAATATTCTGATATTCCAAATCAACATCAACctttgtcttttgttttttttcccgTGTCTCACTACTCtttcacttttctctttttgcTTTGAATATCTCTTTTGTCTATAAACCTTTCTTTCTCTATTCATGGCATCCAACACCACCACCCTTCACAACCAAGTCCATTCCTCCGGCCATTCCATTATTCCAACAGCACTCCATCGTCAGAAACATCGAAATTCAGCCATCGCCATCGCTCTTCGCCGTAGAGGTACTCATAAGAAATATTCAGGTATTAGCTCCCCTGTGAATTTCAGACAAGGTTTCGTGAAAAATGAGATTTCTGCTAGGAAGCTCGCAGCTGGTTTGTGGCAGTTGCGGTTTGTTGAAGTCTCTGGTGATGGCGGTGCTGCTATCGGTGATGAACCGTTTCGTTCTTCCAAGTCAAAGGTACGTGTTTGCGTCAAtgtgatactttttttttcattcataatcCAACCATGGTTTTAAAGTTGAGATTGAACTCATTGACATGTCGATACCgataataaattgataaaatgaattaattgaatatgatgtgTAAGCATTCTATGTTAGACACTGAAGAAGCCTTCAATCAGAAAGTATACGTGCTACATAATACATCGGCCCGCAATTACATGtgacaatttaaaaccatgaatCCAATGACTCTGCAATGCATAATGTGTTGATAATTTTAGGATTGTATGCTTGACATTTACAAGTTTAATAAGAATCATCACGTTTCTTGTGATTTGGCGTTagtactttttttcttttctttttttaaattagcaTTTTAAAGAAATACAAATTTACCAtttgtttttgatatttttggcTTCGTAACATCAGAGGTTGTTGACCTtttacatagagttcaaaggTTTATGCATATATCAATGTCATGTCTCCTAGGTCCGTAGATATTGTCTTTACAATGATTGattttgtcattcaaaaaaGCATAGCGGCGCAGATTGTTGTtcgctgttttttttttagaggttcgattgtcttctattcatgtatAATTAATACTTGATATATAAAAGAGttgtaatgaaaaataaaattttaaactataactTAACCTAGTTTTGTAGTTGACTATAGTTTATGTATGTTTCGTCCGATGTGTTTGATTCAGCTAGCTTATAGAAATGTgaattatcaaaattcaaaagacAAATTCAAAGTGACAAAAGATCAGAAAAGAAAGCCGGTAACCATCTTGCGTTCAAGAAATGGACTTCTATGTGAGGTACCATTTACATgcttattattactattaattacTATTGGTACTATTAGTATGTAGTAACCATCTTGATTAGAAATCTAATATGTGGGGGTTTTGTCCTAAGCTTGAAGCCTTTATGCCATTTATCAAATCTTCAAAAGAAGGGAAAACAAAATTAGCAGATGATCAACATGACTCTATCGTCACCGTTTTGCTTGAAGAACTCCTTCGAGCTCAAAGGTCGATTAATAAACTTAAAGCAGAACGGAATTCCTCCAAGAAAAAAGTCGAACAATTTTTGCAGAATCTCCAAGACGAAAAAGTGTTATGGAAATGCAATGAACACAAGAAGATTGAAAAAATGCTAGATGAGTTAAAGGATAAGTTAACAAGGGAGAGAAGAAGTAGAGAGAGGATGGAGTTGCTGAATACCAAATTGTTGCATGAATTGGATGTAGGTAACGAATCCACTGCGCAGTTTATGAAAAACTacgaaaaagaaaagagagaaaggaaaCTAACAGAGGAAGTGTGTCATGAATTGACCAAACAAATAGGAGAAGACAAAACTAAGATTGAGAAGCTTATGAGGGACTcaataaaaatttacaaggaAGTTGAAGATGAGAGGGAGATGATGCAAATGACCGAGCAATGGCGCGAAGTACGCGTGCAAATGAAGCTAGACGATGCAAAAAATGTACTTGAAGAGAAATATAATCAAATGGTAGAGTTGATTGCTtatcttcaaatgtttttaaGATCAAAAGGTGATGAAGCTAACCAGAAGGAAATTGAGGATGCTAGGTTGATCAAACAAGTGGTTGAATCGGTAAACATTCAACAAATTCTAGAACTTTCGTATAATTTCTCAAAATCAGATGATGTATTTCCAATCTATGAGGAATGTAGAGAAAAAGTAGGTAAGGAATATTCTCCCGCCTCTAATCAAGTAGCTTCGTGCCGCAACGATGAAACAATGATTTCTCACACGAAATATTCTCAACATAGAATGGAAAACAACATGATTGGTGAAACTACTACTTCTTTATGTAAAGATTACTCTGTTGAAGGTAGCTTCAAACACTTTGAATTATTGAAACAAGCAAACTCAACAGATCACAACATCAATCCTCACATAGCTCGTGGGATGAAAGGATGCATAGAATGGCCAAGAGTTATTCCAAAACCTAATTTGAAAGTTATTCCTTTGGAAGAAAGAGTGAAAAGTCAGAAATCTCAGTTGCAACATATTCTTAAGCCAAAGGCTTTTTAAGCCTTTGTTccacatattttcttttttcttggcTGGATAAGTTTTAGTTACATTGTGTTTATAACAACAATCGGTTGAGAAGTAAAAAGATACAAAAAACACGGACAGAGAACTGATGATGACACAATGTTTGGTCTTGGAGTTCGGCCAATTGTGTTTATTTATGTGATTGTAGTGCAGCTGCAACACTTTTCTATTGATCAAGTTTGGAGTTTAGATAGTACAAGTTGTATTTAAATACTATGATCTAGTTTACAAGATTACCCTTAAATCGGACAAAAGCAAtgcaattttgtttatttaaaaaaatggggtgcaccattatttttttggatgtaCAGAATATTTGGTTTTCTCAAGTGAGTAACTTTCACtcttgtaacaaacaaaaaaagagtaattttcACTCAAAACATGTTTTGGAAACTAATTTATGAAATGAATCACGCTAGTAATTGCTTGTAACCAAGGGATACTTTTTAATGGAATATAAGTGAAGAGTTACAGGAATATCAATTATCGAAAATGTTAATATGAAGTATGAAAATGTTTATATCTCAATAAACAAAGGGTGAATACCATGGATATGCTTTTGGTTCTTTTGACACAAAAGAACTGGCAATGGAAAACACTGCAGCCATTGGCCGGTTATATTCTATGCACATGCGGTGCAATTTTGTTTCCACAtgtattcaattaatttataataaaatagataTTTGTTAAGATATTTTACGATTTAATGTAAAAAGGTGGCATCAtaaaatgatttgatttgatgcacgcacatatataaaaacaaattaactaTTGGTGTATACAAATTGAATATTTTCTCTATAGTATTGTGGtaatatcattttaataatatcacacttaaataaaatagattttctTGTTTATGCGTAACATATTAAAGAAAACACAATATGTataaatcacaaagaaaatagcatcaccaCTCACCAAGGCAGCATGGCAAAGGAGAAATGCTTTTACTTTCTTGGTGCTGCCTCATTGACAGGTTACATTTTACTAATATTTAATTGTAACTAAGCACAAGATGGAATGATTAATTGTGACCCCATATAGTCTTATTATGTCTGCTAAAAATGTTTCTAAAATTTAAGACACCTGATGACACGCCTATAATTTCTCCTGTCTTGCTAAGTTGCTGTTGATTAGATTGTATAGTAGTTGCTCCTCTTACCATCCGAATTCCTTGCATAAGTTATTGCACAAATCAACCTAGGTTAAACgacttatattttcattttcattttaaattcctttaaatttaatttaccaTATGTTTGAAATGTTGAACTATTTGATCAAAATTGGACAGTCATGACTTACTTTGCCTCAAATACAAAGTAGTATCTTATGCATTTGGACACGACCACCAGCATATTGAAATCATCCCTCACCTCGAACATTGTTCCTCAATAACCCAGCTTTGCCTCGATCGCAAGAGAGAACTCCAACGATCAACTTCTCCTTGTTGCTTCCTTctttatcaattaatttttttcatctcttattttttttcctaaacaaataatttttatacatAGAGAGTTAACATGCCACTTCACATGAAACATATGATAAGTTTGACTTTGACTAATAGtttgtgttgtgaattcgtacaaaatcacaccaatgaataacaaagatgtgtggagcaaaaggaagtggtaatcaatagataaagtgtcttcaagcaacaacaacaaaaacagacctaaatctaagtgtagagcaacaccacaagcataatcaaagcaataaagataagcaatgaaGGAGAGGAAAAAATACatcaagattgttgacccagttcagtccaatatgacctaatctgggggagagagcagctctccaatccactatgatgaaagtgttacaaaagagagttacaagaaattagcttacaagcttacacaagaacaagacctaatttctacccattttgtgtcacccactctcacaatatgaatcctaagagaaaaacataaaaggaagctttttgatccttccaatggtgaaatctcactacccaaggtgtttacaatgtttcccaaccctcAAGAGAACttcactacaaagacactcaaccataaagttacctcctttgtattaccaagtttctctctcaaagccacaccaaaaaataatgaagaaataAGCCTTAAATAGTGTTCAGGAATACACagcatcgtgccacgtttcgaccccatcgtgccacgatggagcaGGTGATAGTACAGTACTATACCTTATCCGCTACATCGTGTCACGTTCCTCCtggtttttttttggtctagtagatatcaatgtgtttttttgtaccaaaaaaagataTCAATGTGTTTTAATAATGGTTAGTTGAACTCTTATGGCATCTTCAATAAATAGACATGATAGGAAGTTACAAAAATCCATTCTGTACTCTCGTTTAATGTATATTTGGTAAATGATTTAGTATATGTTTGGTTGCACGGTGGGTGTACCAAAACTCACGTTTACTACAATGAAACGctgattatgaaaaaaaaaatatttgactttaaaATAAGCAAATTGATTCTGCAGCCTAAACGTACGTTAGCTTGAAGCTCACATTTGAAGCTTATGCGGCAACCAAACTCAATTCTACtcttttattaaacaattattttatataatatccCTGTTTGTTCATTATGcccttattttttatatgtaaactATGCTCctgattttcttttctttctcacgCGAGCATTCATTTTTTTCCTGATATCATGCCCAACTATTTTTAATATGCaaccatttttctatatttttttacttgttcAATCATGCTTataatatgtattttattttagtcgttaaaaaaaataatgtattttattttacatgttCGTATATTCTATACAGAACTCGGATtgataacataacataaatttaaataattacctaaaataaaatataaatatagttttaaatataattaaaaccCATTTTGATAATTATactttcaaaaacaattttgattcaaactaccaaacaacataaattgataaaaataaattttaagtaattgcatccaaacataaatcaattacattcaattcacttttattcaaaatcaattctctcaaactcaattctatcaaacaCAATTTTTATCACGCATAACCAAACAGACACTTAATATCATATGGGGTGAGACATATGAAATGTTAACCCCAcaaaatgaataatatttaCGGTACATGCATGGAGAGAACTAATAACATGACTCTTATCTTTTTACCTACTTAACTTAAAGAGACACACATGAATACAATAGGAGATTGATGTTTCGTGCATGCCActcttaattaaaacaatgcaatttttttgacaaacttaAAACAATGGCAATTGGACTTGAACAGTAtgatttgttcaagtgtacttTCGAACggcaaaaataaagaaacatacCGGAAGTTGTGAGATTTGAGTTTCTTCGGAAGGAGAAGAAGGTCACCTACCAGAAGATAATGTTTGATAAATAATTGAACAGACGATAACTTTTGATAAATCATCAAACGAAAGATAAGCTTTTTGCTAAGGGTTATCTTTGAGTTTTCGAGGTGTCATTGAGAAACATAGAAAAgaacaattttcataaaatatgaATGTTTCTTTTTAAACCTTCCGGGATCTCTAAGATCCCATAAATATACATCAGACATTTATCTACAAAAATGTACATCCGGTCCAACTAATAGTTAGCACAACTTCCAtaaatactactccctccgtttcaaaatatatgtccaagtcaaccacttcacatatgtcaatgtataattttgactgttaatatctttaattttctaaagtaaaaaattataaaaatttaatattttgaaaatatttgtcgagacaaatcaaacaacatcttacatgctaatatttgtatttatatattagttaaaaagtatggtcaaagtaagtcaagtgaatagtgcacattgcaaaaattggacatgtattttgaaacggagggagtaccaaATATTGTCAAGGTCCAACTTCCAAATGGGTCAACACTTGGGTCCTTGTATTACGGATAGCCCACTATCAAATAGAGCCCAACGGTTAATTTTATGACACTTTACAATTAAATATGAAGAATTTCTTCTTCCACCCTCCTACTTTTCGCGCGCTATGTAACATTTCAGATTATAGAACCCGAACAAtgtaaaaatagttaaaaacatCTTTCAACAtcctaaaataatttgaattttataagcAGAACGTAAGAAGGGTGACAAAAGAAAGTCTCTAAAATACAAGCCGATGTATATTTGAAGACGAGTATTATAATACACTTTTGATATTCCTGTTTTTAGCAATCACTTTACTCTTGCTGATATTTATGTGgatttcatgattttttgtGGACCGATACTCAAATTACATGAATTTAAAGTAATAGTAgagaattcttcaaaaaaaaaataaaaaaataacagtaGAGAAAATTTGGTAGTATTTCTCACATTACAACCTTTTTCTTTTGTACTTTAAGATTGTTTGAGTTATCTGGTGATCAATGGATCAGAAGATGTATTAGTAtctttttaagggaaaaaatatTCTAGGGAAAACAATTGACAAGCTGAAATTTGGACtaacctatttattttttataaaagaagaCTGACCAATTTCAACTATCTTTAGGTATCTTGGTTTAATAATCTCAAGTAATTTGGGTGTGCTCCAAATTTTGGCATGTAGAGTGCATCATTTTCGTTTATACTTTGGTGTCTAGCAGTTTCTCAATATATACCTCTTTCGTGACATCAAATTtcatccattcatttcatttaatccaaaggtttaaaactatcatcaaattaattaatatacaccaaatactctctatcacctaattaagaaatatatctatcattattaatttataatcaaacattccatttttatttccccaaatttatttgttcctcttttttatttccccaaatttataaattttcccatatttctataatcatactcaaactttttttctaaacttttttataaaatgaatgattgAACTCATATACCTATGGTTGTTTgagtcatcatcaccatcaatgatatttctttgtctttatctcatatattcatattttttaataattaattaaattgtattaaaaaaaaaccaacaagctcgacaaatgattcttgaattgttcatgctaattagattattttgtcactcataggtctaatgtttttttagaggactcGTTGTGTCTCATGTTTAACTGAATTAAGATTATCataattatgaaaattataaag
Proteins encoded in this window:
- the LOC25486144 gene encoding myosin heavy chain, muscle; this encodes MASNTTTLHNQVHSSGHSIIPTALHRQKHRNSAIAIALRRRGTHKKYSGISSPVNFRQGFVKNEISARKLAAGLWQLRFVEVSGDGGAAIGDEPFRSSKSKLAYRNVNYQNSKDKFKVTKDQKRKPVTILRSRNGLLCELEAFMPFIKSSKEGKTKLADDQHDSIVTVLLEELLRAQRSINKLKAERNSSKKKVEQFLQNLQDEKVLWKCNEHKKIEKMLDELKDKLTRERRSRERMELLNTKLLHELDVGNESTAQFMKNYEKEKRERKLTEEVCHELTKQIGEDKTKIEKLMRDSIKIYKEVEDEREMMQMTEQWREVRVQMKLDDAKNVLEEKYNQMVELIAYLQMFLRSKGDEANQKEIEDARLIKQVVESVNIQQILELSYNFSKSDDVFPIYEECREKVGKEYSPASNQVASCRNDETMISHTKYSQHRMENNMIGETTTSLCKDYSVEGSFKHFELLKQANSTDHNINPHIARGMKGCIEWPRVIPKPNLKVIPLEERVKSQKSQLQHILKPKAF